The Paenibacillus sp. FSL R7-0345 DNA segment TTATGAGTTCACCCGGCAGATCGCCGGTGATCTGGCTGATGTCGAGCTGCTGGTACCGGCAGGAGTCGAGCCGCATGACTGGGAACCGACAGCCCAGGACATGGCCCGGATTACAGATGCGGACATGCTTATCTACAACGGGGCCGGAATGGAGAGCTGGACCGGTCAGGTCGTGGACGGTGCCTCCGGCAGCAAGCTGATCGCTGTGGAGGCCAGTAAGGGGCTGGAAATTATGGAGAGCGCCGAAGGCGAAGAGGCGGGTCATGACCATGAGCATGCGGAAGAGGCTCATAGCGCTGACGATCATGACCATGAACATGCAGATGAGGCTCACAGCGCTGACGATCATGACCATGAACATGCAGATGAGGCTCAAGCAGCTAACGATCATGACCATGAACACGGACATGCCCACGACCATGGCGGCCTGGACCCCCATGTCTGGCTGGCGCCTTCCCTGGCAATTCAGGAGGTACGCACTATTGAAGCTGCGCTTGCCGCGGCAGCCCCGGCACATGCTGCTGCATTCAAAGCTAACGCCGACAGCTATGTTACTGAGCTTGAGCAGCTGGATAAGGACTTCAAGGACGGCCTGTCCAATACCAAACGTAAGGATTTTATTACCCAGCATGCCGCCTTCGGCTACCTGGCTAAGGAATACGGCCTGACTCAGGTGCCGATTGCCGGCCTGTCACCGGAACAGGAGCCTTCCGCTGCCCAGATGGCTGAAATTGTTGAGTTTGCCAAGGCCAACAATGTAAAAACGATCTTTTTTGAAACTCTGGTCTCTTCCAGTGTCGCTGAAACGATTGCCCATGAAATTGGAGCAAAGACGGCCGTTCTGAACCCGCTTGAAGGTCTGACTGATGAGGAACGCAGCAGCAATCTCGATTATATAGCGATTATGCGCCTGAATCTTGAAGCGCTGAAGATAGCATTGAATAATTACTGATAATAGAAAGGAGCTTGTATAGCAATGGCCAAAAAATCCAAAGTGGTTAAAGAGCTCAAACGCCAGGAGCTGTTCGCTAAATACGCCGACAAACGCAGAGAGCTGAAAGCGAAAGGAGATTATATGGCACTGCAGAAGCTGCCGCGCGATTCCTCGCCGACACGCCAGAAGAACAGATGCGCTGTTACAGGCCGGCCTAGAGGTTACCTGAGCAAATTTAAAGTCTCCCGGATTGTTTTCCGCGAACTGGCGCTGAAGGGCCAGATTCCCGGTGTCACCAAATCCAGCTGGTAGCTTAAGCTTGCACGGAAGCAGTCTTTTACAAATAAACCTGACAGACAGCACAGACAGCCATTCCCGGTTTTTCGGGCAGTGGCTGTTTTTGTTGAATCTGGATCCCTTTACCTGATGAGTTCAGTACACTAATATAGAAGAAAGGAGGCGGGAAAATGAGCTATTCCAACACGTTTATCCGTGTCGCAGCGGATTGTCCGGTGGAGACAGGAGTCATACCGGTCAGCTCAAAACCGCAGCTGCCTGCGCATATCATCCAATACGAGCTGCTTGCAGACTGTCCCTACCGGTATACACATGAGGAGCTGCTGTATGAGGTTCATGTCCGCCACAAGCAAATTCCGGAGGAGGAGCGTACTTCCCGCAGGGCTGAATTATGGGCCGAGCTGTTCTCCAAAAAGCATCCCTGCCTCCGTGCCTCCATGCTGCCCAAGCGCTATGGCTGGGGTGTCCATTATGATGCTGAGGGCAGGATCGCCATTTACGCCATGGAATCCCCGGAATACGACGGGTTTATTTCCGGGACAGACAGCGGGCTAACCCTGCTGAATGCGATGCGGAGCAAACGGAGCTAGAGACATAAAGGAGGATGCGGCTGTGTACAAAAATATTGAAGAGCTGACCCTGAATACCTGGCCGGCGGAGCAGAGTGTGCTGCTGGATGGCTGGATTTTGCGGTCAGCCTCAGGCTATACGAAACGGTCGAATTCTGTGAATCCGTTATACGGACCGTCAGAGACGGGATATAGTCTTGATGTGGGGCAGAAAATCCGGCTTGCTGAGCAATATTATGAACAGGACGGGCTGCAGACGGTATTTAAAATCACCCCGTACATCCATCCTGCCGGACTTGATGACCTGTTAAGTGAACAGG contains these protein-coding regions:
- a CDS encoding zinc ABC transporter substrate-binding protein — its product is MPTFNIRHLAVLSLSALLIAAGCGNNNNPSGNTAATNAAGNANTTAAETAAIPADKLDIKVSFYPIYEFTRQIAGDLADVELLVPAGVEPHDWEPTAQDMARITDADMLIYNGAGMESWTGQVVDGASGSKLIAVEASKGLEIMESAEGEEAGHDHEHAEEAHSADDHDHEHADEAHSADDHDHEHADEAQAANDHDHEHGHAHDHGGLDPHVWLAPSLAIQEVRTIEAALAAAAPAHAAAFKANADSYVTELEQLDKDFKDGLSNTKRKDFITQHAAFGYLAKEYGLTQVPIAGLSPEQEPSAAQMAEIVEFAKANNVKTIFFETLVSSSVAETIAHEIGAKTAVLNPLEGLTDEERSSNLDYIAIMRLNLEALKIALNNY
- the rpsN gene encoding 30S ribosomal protein S14, whose amino-acid sequence is MAKKSKVVKELKRQELFAKYADKRRELKAKGDYMALQKLPRDSSPTRQKNRCAVTGRPRGYLSKFKVSRIVFRELALKGQIPGVTKSSW
- a CDS encoding DUF6157 family protein; the protein is MSYSNTFIRVAADCPVETGVIPVSSKPQLPAHIIQYELLADCPYRYTHEELLYEVHVRHKQIPEEERTSRRAELWAELFSKKHPCLRASMLPKRYGWGVHYDAEGRIAIYAMESPEYDGFISGTDSGLTLLNAMRSKRS